A DNA window from Mytilus trossulus isolate FHL-02 unplaced genomic scaffold, PNRI_Mtr1.1.1.hap1 h1tg000024l__unscaffolded, whole genome shotgun sequence contains the following coding sequences:
- the LOC134699081 gene encoding thyrotropin-releasing hormone receptor-like: protein MVFVQYFGANASALSITAFTIERYIAICHPMKAQIMCTTERAKKIIIGLWCFALMYCAPWLGLSEITCEINLKGETMQSCSYRLERKQYRVYYMIDLVIFYIVPLVITAVLYSSIVHMLYNTTIYCSRRRRSIDKRKRTAVSSRRQVSNTILQTTSSYR from the coding sequence ATGGTCTTCGTGCAATATTTTGGAGCTAACGCATCAGCGCTTTCAATAACAGCCTTTACAATTGAAAGATACATTGCTATATGCCATCCAATGAAAGCTCAAATCATGTGCACAACAGAACgtgcaaagaaaataattataggACTATGGTGTTTTGCTCTGATGTATTGTGCACCTTGGTTAGGTCTCAGTGAAattacatgtgaaataaaccTAAAGGGTGAAACGATGCAATCCTGTAGTTATCGACTAGAAAGAAAACAATACAGGGTATACTATATGATAgaccttgttattttttatattgtaccgTTGGTAATCACTGCGGTGTTATATTCATCTATTGTGCATATGTTATACAATACAACTATCTATTGTTCTCGGCGGAGAAGATCTATTGACAAACGAAAACGGACAGCGGTTTCTTCTAGACGCCAGGTAAGCAATACAATACTACAAACTACATCTTCTTATCGTTAG